The Planifilum fulgidum genome segment ACGAGAAACAGCTCCCTCCCTCCACCCACTTCCGGGGAATGTTGTCGGCGGAGGAGGATGAGGAGGAGGCGGAAAACGGACTCGAAGAGTCGGAAAGCCTTTTGAATCTGGCCAAGCGGATCTATTCCGCCCGGATGCTGGAATGGCATTACCGGTCGGCTTCCCAGGAATTGATTCATTTCTCCAACCATGCCTTTTATCACGGCCGGATGGAGATCGCCCCCAATGTGCGTCCCTATCAGCATCCTCCGGCGATCCAGTGGCGGAAAGTGAACGGATTGTGGATCAACCGGCGCAACGAACGGGAAGCCCGGGAAGTGATCGAGGTGTTGAAGGAGCAACTGCGAACCCATCCCGAAGAAACCGTCGGGATCATCACCTTCAACGCCGACCAGCGGGATCTGATCGAGGAGATGATCGACCGGAGGGCTGAGGAGGATCCCGAATTCTCGGTCCTGTATGAAGAGGCGCAGAAGCAGGCGCCGGACCGCAGGGTGTTTGTCAAAAATATCGAGAACGTCCAGGGGGACGAGCGGGACGTCATCATTTTTTCCGTCGGGTACGCCCGGAACGAGGAGGGAAAAATCCGCCTCCAGTTCGGTTCCCTGAGCAGGCAGGGGGGAGAAAACCGGCTCAACGTGGCGGTCACCCGGGCGAAGCGGAAGATTGTCGTCGTCGCCAGCATCGAGCCCCACGAGCTCGATGTGGCCAACACCGCCCATAAAGGGCCGAAGCTGTTGCGGCACTATCTCGAGTACGCTCGGGCGGTCTCCGACATGGACCGGAACCGGGTGGAAGCCGTCATCTGGCGGATTAACGAGTATCACCACCTCGGCCGGCAGGAACGGGCGGATCGTTTTGATTCTCCCTTTGAACAGCAGGTTTGCGATGCGCTGAGAAGGTTAGGATACAAAGTGGACACCCAGGTGGGCGTCTCCAGTTACCGGATCGACCTGGCGGTGCTTCACCCCAAGGATCCCGAACGGTACATTCTGGGGATCGAGTGCGACGGAGCGATGTATCACAGTTCCCGGGACGCCCGGGAGCGGGATGTGTACCGGCAGGAATTTCTCGAATCCAAGGGATGGACGATCCTTCGCATCTGGAGCCGCAACTGGTGGCGGAATCCCGCCCGGGAGTTGGAGCGGATCGAGCATCGGATCCGGGAACTGGTGGAGAAGGAAGAGAGAAGGGAAGCCGCATCGATGGTCCGGGGTTGATGGGCAGTTTCCTTGCGGAGTGATAGAATGAAGGGGGTCGCCCCTTTCGGCGGCGGGCGTGGCCCCTTCATTTTCACCGTTTTGTTGGAGGAGAGGATTGTCGTGGATTTGCTGACCCGGGAGCTTGAGGCCATGGTCCGGAATGAAGCGCCGGCCATGGAACAAAAGGGGGAGATTTCCCCGAAAGTGTTGGAGGCGATCTACAAGCGGGGGCTGTTCAAGTTGTTGGTCCCCCGCGAATTGGGCGGCCACATGCTGCCGCTGCCCGAGGCCCTGCGCGTCTTTGAGGGGGCTTCCCGGATCGACGGCAGTTTCGGCTGGCTGGTCACCATCGGTTCGGGAGGGGGATATTTTGCCGCTTCCATGGAGCCGGAGGTTTGCCGGGAACTTTTCTCCCCCCGGGAGGCGGTGATCGCCGGAAGCGGCTATCCGGCCGGGGAGGCCCGAAGGGTGAACGGGGGATTCCGGGTGAGCGGTCGGTGGAAATACATCAGCGGTTGCGACTATGCGAGCATTTTCACCGTGAACTGCGTCATCCGGGATGAAGGCGGTGACGGGCGGATCCGCTCCTTCATCCTGATGCCGGAGCAGGTGAAAATCCTCCGGGATTGGAGAGCCTTCGGCCTCAAGGCGACGGGCAGTCACAGCATCGTCGTGGAGGAGGCCTTTGTGCCGGAACGGATGACCTTCGACATCGCCGAGCCGTATCCGGTCTACGAAGATCCCCTGTTCCGTTATCCCTTTCTTCCCTTCGCCCTGACCTCCTTTGCCGCCGTCGCCCTCGGCGTCGCCGCCCGCTTTCTGGAGGAAGCGCGGAACCTCCTTGAAGCCCGTCG includes the following:
- a CDS encoding acyl-CoA dehydrogenase family protein yields the protein MKGVAPFGGGRGPFIFTVLLEERIVVDLLTRELEAMVRNEAPAMEQKGEISPKVLEAIYKRGLFKLLVPRELGGHMLPLPEALRVFEGASRIDGSFGWLVTIGSGGGYFAASMEPEVCRELFSPREAVIAGSGYPAGEARRVNGGFRVSGRWKYISGCDYASIFTVNCVIRDEGGDGRIRSFILMPEQVKILRDWRAFGLKATGSHSIVVEEAFVPERMTFDIAEPYPVYEDPLFRYPFLPFALTSFAAVALGVAARFLEEARNLLEARREVWPSPRVEAGLQAVSRAAERLQGVASAFYRTVDDTWAIHKNRPLTEEETASVNRRSRETAQEALLLADAVFPHLGMAGIMEGEPANRAWRDLHTVCRHVLLSDWG